Proteins encoded in a region of the Elizabethkingia bruuniana genome:
- a CDS encoding DUF6630 family protein translates to MWNPFRKKKKIEHSKYNFDFESFYKLFIYLQEENSYVETLVEGQHKVAEMIWYEIPNSYKNSETDLNVLKNNGFSNFYELLNKVHEKAEIGLIDTEEWLKNDGQYNLMQFNFRTDPSEEEQSYFKSALHKFYVLFVIVGDGEEINAYRIFYKRGMDYSIAGLLDSIDIVDLNNPDSEIKPAVAELEKVLAAMSLETGVEINKGITDKYPNVRVSREITLQDFKDVLGLANYWEIEDLEEKARYLYEQNYRDKDELIAELEEKDEDWEYYDDGYFPLRFEIIHEDNYWYSDWKFDPEDIEGIIESFLDERWNFNYPEETYSHDLFPYIQKALAERDLELMNMNTLGDSYGFFLVKKENVVPLLNLSAKMALGIEQLR, encoded by the coding sequence ATGTGGAATCCTTTTAGAAAAAAGAAAAAAATAGAACATAGTAAATACAACTTTGACTTCGAAAGTTTTTATAAACTTTTTATATATCTGCAGGAAGAGAATAGTTATGTAGAAACACTGGTGGAAGGGCAGCATAAAGTCGCAGAAATGATCTGGTATGAAATCCCAAACTCTTATAAGAATAGTGAGACTGATCTGAATGTGTTGAAGAATAATGGATTTTCTAACTTTTATGAGCTACTGAATAAAGTCCATGAAAAAGCAGAGATTGGTCTTATAGATACAGAAGAATGGTTGAAAAATGACGGACAATATAATCTTATGCAGTTCAATTTCCGAACAGATCCTTCTGAAGAAGAACAAAGCTATTTTAAAAGTGCACTCCACAAATTCTATGTGCTTTTCGTAATCGTAGGCGATGGAGAGGAAATAAATGCTTATCGTATTTTTTACAAGAGAGGTATGGATTATAGTATTGCAGGATTACTCGATTCAATTGATATTGTTGATCTTAATAATCCGGATTCTGAAATAAAACCAGCTGTAGCTGAGCTTGAAAAAGTATTGGCAGCTATGTCTCTGGAAACTGGAGTAGAGATTAACAAAGGCATTACAGATAAATACCCGAACGTCAGAGTTTCCAGAGAAATTACATTGCAGGACTTTAAAGACGTTCTGGGTTTAGCAAATTACTGGGAGATTGAAGATTTAGAAGAAAAGGCTCGATATCTGTATGAGCAGAATTATAGAGATAAAGATGAACTGATTGCAGAACTGGAGGAAAAAGATGAAGATTGGGAGTATTATGATGATGGTTATTTCCCATTAAGGTTTGAGATTATTCATGAAGATAATTATTGGTACAGCGACTGGAAATTTGATCCGGAGGATATTGAAGGAATTATCGAGTCATTTTTGGATGAAAGATGGAATTTCAATTATCCTGAAGAAACATACAGCCACGATCTTTTTCCTTATATACAGAAAGCTTTAGCGGAAAGGGACCTTGAGTTGATGAATATGAATACTCTTGGAGATTCCTATGGCTTCTTTTTGGTGAAAAAAGAAAATGTCGTACCTCTGCTTAATCTTTCTGCTAAAATGGCTTTAGGAATAGAGCAATTACGATAG
- the purE gene encoding 5-(carboxyamino)imidazole ribonucleotide mutase — protein MIGIIMGSQSDLPIMEQAANFLNDLGIPYELTVVSAHRTPERMFEYAKSAKQRGLKVIVAGAGGAAHLPGMVASCTTLPVIGVPILSSNSIDGWDSVLSILQMPGGIPVATVALNGALNAGILAAKIIGSADEQVAEKLQQYQDALKDKVLGTVDVIKAQHPNHYDQ, from the coding sequence ATGATCGGAATTATTATGGGAAGTCAAAGCGACTTACCAATTATGGAACAGGCAGCCAATTTCCTTAATGATTTAGGTATTCCGTATGAACTCACGGTTGTTTCTGCACACAGAACACCGGAGCGTATGTTCGAGTATGCTAAGTCAGCAAAACAGAGAGGTCTGAAAGTAATTGTTGCCGGAGCAGGAGGTGCGGCACACCTTCCCGGAATGGTGGCAAGCTGTACGACCCTTCCGGTAATAGGAGTTCCAATTTTATCCAGTAATTCTATAGACGGATGGGACTCTGTTCTTTCTATTCTGCAAATGCCAGGTGGTATTCCGGTGGCAACAGTAGCATTGAACGGTGCCTTGAATGCAGGTATCCTGGCTGCTAAAATAATAGGAAGTGCAGATGAACAGGTTGCAGAAAAATTACAGCAATATCAAGACGCATTAAAAGATAAAGTTTTAGGAACTGTGGATGTCATTAAAGCACAGCATCCTAACCACTACGATCAGTAA
- a CDS encoding DUF4377 domain-containing protein, which produces MKKILTVSKLFVAGLGLFALQQCNVQKTAKGNDAEIFVVASKQVDCTGVGKQKCYLVKEGEAKTWSYMYQSVEGFTYEPGYEYVLKVKKEKVANPPADASSIRYILEKVVSKKQKISEDLPQ; this is translated from the coding sequence ATGAAAAAAATACTTACAGTTAGTAAACTATTTGTTGCCGGATTAGGACTTTTTGCACTTCAGCAGTGTAATGTACAAAAGACAGCTAAAGGAAATGATGCTGAAATATTTGTAGTGGCTTCAAAACAAGTTGACTGTACTGGTGTAGGAAAGCAAAAATGCTATTTGGTAAAAGAAGGAGAGGCTAAAACCTGGAGTTATATGTATCAGTCGGTTGAAGGTTTTACTTATGAACCTGGATACGAATATGTATTGAAAGTAAAAAAAGAAAAAGTAGCTAATCCACCTGCGGATGCTTCTTCTATAAGATATATTCTGGAGAAAGTAGTTTCGAAAAAACAGAAAATATCAGAGGATTTACCTCAATAA
- a CDS encoding hydroxymethylglutaryl-CoA synthase family protein, producing the protein MKVGVEAASYYVPHLYLEIKELAENRGIDPLKLEKGLGLHKMAFPDVHEDAATFAAEALLRLINDYNINPKEISRVYLGTESALDAAKPTATLAVQMVEQALEDEYGSRSFKNCDTLDMTFACIGGVDALQNAIDFVRVNPDKKAVVIASDYAKYELASGGEYTQGGGAVALLVSSKPDLLEIENHWGVGMESVFDFFKPRRHYNKTDLNNAPESFPDKIEVFSDEPVFDGQYSNECFKDRIREAYQHFKEEKGVSGNAFADWRFLIFHLPYAFHGKRIFSEIFAIENNLPHATNEDLKAVAGSDAYKALVNEKIETSQRASSEIGNMYTASVFMALLSALQVSANEGEDLSGKKIGFFAYGSGSKSKVFEATIGANWKSVVEKWNLFENLKERQSIDFATYEKLHRKQTEDSVAADKKGFKLDYTEAENPVLKGARYYKYK; encoded by the coding sequence ATGAAAGTTGGAGTTGAGGCGGCTTCTTATTATGTGCCGCATTTGTATTTGGAAATTAAAGAGTTAGCAGAGAATAGAGGAATTGATCCATTAAAACTTGAGAAAGGACTAGGCCTCCACAAAATGGCTTTTCCGGATGTACATGAAGATGCTGCGACATTTGCCGCAGAAGCTTTGTTGAGGTTGATCAATGATTACAATATCAATCCGAAAGAAATCAGCAGAGTATATCTGGGAACAGAAAGTGCTCTGGATGCCGCAAAGCCTACAGCAACCCTTGCTGTACAAATGGTAGAACAGGCTTTAGAAGACGAATATGGAAGCCGTAGTTTCAAAAACTGCGATACTTTAGATATGACCTTTGCTTGTATTGGTGGAGTAGATGCTTTGCAAAACGCTATTGATTTTGTAAGAGTAAATCCTGATAAGAAAGCAGTTGTTATAGCATCAGACTATGCAAAATATGAATTAGCTTCAGGTGGAGAATATACACAAGGAGGCGGAGCTGTAGCTTTATTAGTATCTTCCAAACCAGATTTGTTGGAAATAGAGAATCATTGGGGAGTAGGAATGGAAAGTGTTTTTGATTTCTTCAAGCCAAGAAGACACTATAATAAAACAGATCTGAATAATGCTCCGGAAAGTTTTCCTGATAAAATTGAAGTATTCTCCGATGAACCTGTTTTCGACGGACAATATTCAAACGAATGTTTTAAAGACAGAATCCGTGAAGCTTACCAGCACTTTAAAGAAGAGAAAGGCGTTTCCGGAAATGCATTTGCAGACTGGAGATTTCTGATATTTCACTTACCTTACGCATTCCATGGTAAAAGAATTTTTAGTGAAATTTTCGCTATCGAAAACAACCTGCCTCACGCTACAAATGAAGACCTGAAAGCTGTTGCCGGAAGTGATGCTTATAAGGCTCTGGTAAATGAAAAAATAGAAACTTCTCAACGTGCATCCTCAGAAATCGGTAACATGTATACAGCTTCAGTATTTATGGCATTACTGTCTGCACTGCAGGTATCTGCTAATGAAGGTGAAGATCTTAGCGGAAAGAAAATAGGCTTCTTTGCTTACGGGAGCGGTTCTAAGTCAAAAGTTTTCGAAGCTACAATAGGCGCTAACTGGAAAAGTGTTGTTGAAAAATGGAATCTCTTCGAAAATCTGAAGGAACGTCAATCCATTGATTTTGCTACTTACGAAAAGCTTCACCGCAAACAGACTGAAGACTCTGTTGCAGCTGATAAAAAAGGATTTAAACTGGATTATACAGAAGCTGAAAATCCGGTTCTGAAAGGAGCTCGATATTATAAATATAAATAA
- a CDS encoding acyltransferase family protein, which produces MKSARYYSLDVFRGATVALMILVNNPGTWSAIYPPLEHAKWHGCTPTDLVFPFFLFAVGNAMTFVIPKFQQQNSSVFWKKVIKRTLLIFGIGLFLNWCPFFKWNHDSLSFISWESSDGSGVRIMGVLQRIAIAYFFASVIAYYFKEKMVLWISGALLVIYCLLTSLLGGADPYSIEGFIGVSIDHSILGIAHEYKGEGVPFDPEGLFSTIPAIPQVLFGYLIGNYIQKKGNIQWFGKSLKENSIYSMLSGLFVLGIIALFISYVWQLDFPYNKKIWSSSYTLLTTGLAITVLGVLIWFIEILEIRNKLMKFFDVFGKNPLFIYVISGVVPRLFSLIRLENGMDDKGKIKYFSPLGWFHKHVCEPISYSPELGSFLYALIFLGFCWLLAYWLDKKKIYIKV; this is translated from the coding sequence ATGAAATCAGCCCGTTATTACTCCTTAGATGTATTTCGTGGTGCCACGGTAGCACTAATGATTTTAGTAAATAATCCAGGAACCTGGTCTGCGATATACCCACCTTTAGAACATGCTAAATGGCATGGCTGTACCCCTACGGATCTGGTTTTTCCATTTTTTCTTTTTGCAGTAGGAAACGCTATGACTTTTGTGATACCTAAATTTCAACAGCAGAATAGCTCCGTTTTTTGGAAAAAGGTGATTAAAAGAACATTATTAATCTTTGGTATAGGATTGTTTCTTAACTGGTGCCCTTTTTTTAAATGGAATCATGATAGTTTAAGCTTTATAAGCTGGGAAAGCTCTGATGGAAGTGGAGTTCGTATTATGGGAGTACTGCAAAGAATTGCCATTGCTTACTTTTTTGCATCGGTTATTGCCTATTACTTCAAAGAGAAAATGGTTTTATGGATTAGTGGTGCATTGCTGGTTATTTACTGTTTACTCACCTCATTGTTGGGCGGAGCAGATCCATATAGTATAGAAGGTTTTATCGGTGTATCAATAGATCATAGCATATTGGGAATAGCACATGAATACAAAGGAGAAGGAGTTCCTTTTGATCCTGAAGGTTTATTTAGTACTATTCCTGCAATTCCACAGGTTTTATTCGGTTATCTGATAGGCAATTATATTCAGAAGAAAGGCAATATTCAATGGTTTGGGAAATCTCTGAAAGAAAATAGTATCTACTCTATGTTGTCTGGGCTTTTTGTCCTGGGGATTATAGCATTATTTATTTCTTATGTATGGCAATTAGACTTTCCATACAATAAGAAGATATGGAGTAGTTCCTATACCTTGCTGACTACAGGGTTGGCTATAACAGTTCTGGGAGTGTTAATATGGTTTATTGAAATTCTTGAGATAAGAAATAAATTAATGAAATTCTTTGATGTATTTGGTAAGAACCCCTTATTTATATATGTTATCAGTGGAGTAGTACCTAGATTATTCAGTCTCATCAGACTTGAAAATGGAATGGATGATAAAGGGAAAATAAAATATTTTTCGCCATTGGGGTGGTTTCATAAGCATGTATGTGAGCCGATATCCTATTCACCAGAGCTTGGGTCTTTTCTATATGCACTTATTTTTCTTGGATTCTGTTGGCTATTGGCCTACTGGCTGGATAAAAAGAAGATCTATATTAAAGTGTAA
- a CDS encoding type II toxin-antitoxin system RelE/ParE family toxin, giving the protein MAARKIIWTQKANLERKAILEYWIERNKSKKFSIKLNKLIISTIKQVAENPGIGRKTNLENVRVKIIRDYLLFYEFDENYLKVLTLWDGRRDENSLQV; this is encoded by the coding sequence ATGGCTGCAAGGAAAATAATCTGGACGCAAAAAGCAAATCTTGAACGAAAAGCTATTCTTGAATACTGGATTGAAAGAAATAAATCCAAAAAGTTTAGTATTAAACTAAACAAACTTATAATAAGCACTATAAAGCAGGTTGCTGAAAATCCTGGTATAGGACGCAAAACTAATTTGGAAAATGTTCGGGTAAAGATTATTCGTGACTATCTGCTTTTCTATGAATTTGATGAAAACTATTTGAAAGTTTTAACCCTCTGGGATGGAAGAAGAGATGAAAACTCATTACAAGTTTGA
- a CDS encoding AraC family transcriptional regulator, giving the protein MENAKSLVNTLALLKENQLSNFIENKTTFGMQNCEFSIYETHRSASNVKLNFENLTFTGMLQGKKRMKLDGKTDYFEYLPGESVLVAPGETMIIDFPEADKTPSQCITLSFNPDFVENSLNELNFRSPKVDEASNWNISMDEFYLFNTPALALTTNNIIRIAMDDNPQKDVMADFALKELLIRLMQTQGRNLVEKCLIKSKSHIGFAIEFIKKNLHQKLTIDQIANVAYVSKSNFFKMFKEELGISPNRFILAERIKKAKELLARHESIKEVAFQTGFADTNYFTRIFRQHEGITPKIFQDSIELKF; this is encoded by the coding sequence ATGGAAAATGCAAAGTCTTTGGTAAATACACTTGCACTTTTAAAAGAAAATCAGCTTTCTAATTTTATAGAGAACAAGACGACCTTTGGTATGCAAAATTGTGAGTTCAGCATTTATGAAACCCACAGAAGTGCTTCTAATGTGAAGCTGAACTTTGAAAACCTCACTTTTACCGGAATGCTTCAGGGAAAAAAACGAATGAAGCTGGACGGGAAAACGGATTATTTCGAATATCTTCCGGGGGAAAGCGTTTTGGTAGCCCCTGGTGAAACTATGATTATTGATTTTCCGGAAGCTGATAAGACTCCATCGCAGTGTATTACCCTAAGCTTTAATCCTGACTTTGTGGAAAATTCTCTGAATGAACTTAACTTCCGGTCGCCAAAAGTAGATGAGGCTTCTAACTGGAATATTTCTATGGATGAATTCTACCTTTTTAATACTCCTGCTTTGGCACTTACCACTAATAATATTATTCGTATAGCTATGGATGACAACCCTCAGAAGGATGTTATGGCAGACTTTGCGTTGAAAGAATTATTAATCCGGCTAATGCAGACACAAGGCCGAAACCTTGTTGAGAAATGCCTTATAAAAAGCAAGTCCCACATTGGATTTGCTATTGAGTTTATCAAAAAGAATCTGCACCAAAAACTTACAATAGATCAGATTGCAAATGTTGCCTATGTAAGCAAATCTAATTTCTTTAAAATGTTTAAAGAAGAGTTGGGAATTTCACCTAACAGATTTATTCTGGCAGAACGTATAAAAAAAGCAAAAGAACTTCTGGCCAGACATGAAAGCATAAAAGAAGTTGCTTTCCAGACTGGTTTTGCGGACACCAATTACTTTACCCGGATTTTTAGGCAGCATGAGGGAATCACTCCTAAAATATTTCAGGATTCTATAGAATTAAAATTCTAG
- a CDS encoding aldehyde dehydrogenase family protein has translation MSTTEAVLAEDKALKRPEFKAKYDNYIGGKFTAPVLGGYFDVVSPIDGKVFTKVAHSTKEDTALAVDTAYEAFKSWKNTSATERSIMLNKIADRIEQNLDYIAAVETVDNGKAVRETLAADIPLAIDHFRYFASVIRAEEGSHNELDKDTVSLIVNEPLGVIAQIIPWNFPILMAVWKLAPALAAGNCVVLKPAESTPVSIMVLMELIGDLIPDGVVNIVNGFGAELGRVLVTNPKVSKAAFTGSTATGRMVMQYATENIIPVTLELGGKSPNIFFNSVMDADDEFLDKAIEGAVLFALNQGEICTCPSRLLVQEDIYDAFIERVIDRVNKIKVGNPLDPTVMMGAQASQIQKDKILSYINLGKEEGAEVLTGGDVNNVGEGLEDGFYIQPTLFRGNNKMRIFQEEIFGPVLAVTTFKDEEEAIAIANDTIYGLGAGVWTRDAHQLYRIPRAVEAGRVWVNQYHSYPAGAPFGGYKQSGIGRENHKMMLDHYRQTKNMLISYNKNKLGFF, from the coding sequence ATGAGTACTACAGAAGCTGTGCTTGCAGAAGATAAAGCACTAAAAAGACCTGAGTTCAAGGCAAAATATGATAATTATATCGGTGGTAAATTTACAGCCCCGGTATTAGGTGGTTATTTCGATGTGGTTTCACCAATAGATGGAAAAGTTTTTACTAAAGTAGCACACTCTACTAAAGAAGATACTGCGCTGGCAGTTGATACAGCTTATGAAGCTTTTAAATCGTGGAAAAATACATCTGCTACAGAGCGCAGTATTATGCTGAACAAAATTGCAGATCGTATAGAACAAAATCTGGATTATATTGCTGCTGTGGAAACCGTAGATAATGGAAAAGCTGTTCGGGAGACACTGGCTGCGGATATTCCGTTGGCAATTGATCATTTCAGATATTTTGCAAGCGTTATCAGAGCAGAAGAAGGTTCACATAATGAACTGGATAAAGATACCGTTTCACTAATTGTAAATGAACCTTTAGGGGTTATCGCTCAGATTATTCCATGGAACTTTCCGATTCTTATGGCTGTGTGGAAATTAGCGCCGGCATTAGCTGCAGGGAACTGTGTGGTTCTGAAACCTGCAGAAAGTACACCCGTATCTATTATGGTTTTAATGGAACTAATCGGAGATCTTATTCCTGATGGTGTTGTTAATATTGTTAATGGCTTTGGGGCAGAGCTTGGGCGTGTATTGGTTACCAATCCTAAAGTATCTAAAGCAGCATTTACAGGATCTACAGCAACAGGTCGTATGGTAATGCAGTATGCTACAGAAAACATTATTCCTGTAACACTGGAATTAGGAGGTAAATCGCCAAATATATTCTTTAATTCGGTAATGGATGCAGATGACGAGTTCCTGGATAAAGCTATTGAAGGAGCCGTTTTATTTGCTCTTAACCAAGGTGAAATCTGTACCTGTCCATCCAGATTACTGGTTCAGGAAGATATTTATGATGCATTTATTGAAAGAGTCATAGACCGTGTGAACAAAATTAAAGTTGGAAATCCGTTGGATCCGACTGTAATGATGGGGGCACAGGCCTCTCAGATTCAGAAAGATAAAATATTGTCTTATATAAACCTCGGAAAAGAAGAAGGAGCAGAAGTATTAACAGGAGGAGACGTGAATAATGTAGGTGAAGGTCTGGAAGATGGATTCTATATCCAGCCAACACTATTCAGAGGAAATAATAAGATGAGAATTTTCCAGGAAGAAATCTTTGGACCAGTACTGGCCGTTACGACTTTTAAAGATGAAGAAGAAGCAATTGCTATTGCAAACGATACCATCTATGGACTGGGTGCAGGTGTGTGGACACGGGATGCACACCAATTATACCGTATTCCGAGAGCAGTTGAAGCTGGAAGAGTATGGGTGAATCAGTATCATTCTTATCCTGCAGGAGCACCGTTTGGAGGATATAAACAATCTGGAATCGGAAGAGAAAATCATAAAATGATGCTTGACCATTACCGCCAGACCAAAAATATGCTGATCTCTTATAATAAGAACAAATTAGGCTTTTTTTAA
- the adhP gene encoding alcohol dehydrogenase AdhP, with the protein MIPKTMKAAVVQGYGEPLKIQEVPVREPGRYEVLVKVMACGVCHTDLHAVDGDWPAKPKMPLIPGHEGVGIVVACGPDAMVKEGDAVGVPWLYSACGCCDYCITGWETLCETQQNGGYSVDGGFAEYVIADSRYVGHLKSNVNFLEIAPILCAGVTVYKGLKETETKPGEWVAISGIGGLGHVAVQYAKAMGMHVAAIDVADDKLELAKKLGADITVNAKTTDPGTYLHKEVGGMHGALITAVSPIAFKQGIDVLRRKGTIALNGLPPGSFELPIFETVLKRITVRGSIVGTRKDLQEALDFANEGLVKATVTSAKLEDINDVFDKMKKGQIDGRIVLDIAGSQN; encoded by the coding sequence ATGATTCCAAAAACAATGAAAGCAGCGGTTGTCCAGGGTTATGGAGAACCATTAAAGATTCAGGAAGTACCGGTGAGAGAACCTGGCCGTTATGAAGTATTGGTAAAAGTAATGGCGTGTGGTGTCTGCCATACCGACTTACATGCTGTAGACGGAGACTGGCCGGCTAAACCAAAAATGCCGTTGATTCCGGGTCATGAAGGTGTAGGTATTGTTGTTGCTTGTGGTCCGGATGCTATGGTAAAAGAAGGTGATGCTGTCGGAGTTCCTTGGTTATATAGTGCTTGTGGATGCTGTGATTATTGTATAACAGGTTGGGAAACACTTTGTGAAACCCAACAGAATGGAGGATATAGTGTAGATGGAGGATTTGCTGAATATGTAATTGCAGATTCCCGATACGTGGGACATCTGAAATCTAATGTCAATTTTCTAGAGATTGCGCCAATTTTGTGTGCCGGAGTTACCGTCTATAAAGGATTAAAAGAAACAGAAACCAAACCTGGTGAATGGGTTGCTATTTCCGGAATTGGCGGATTAGGCCACGTTGCTGTACAATATGCAAAAGCAATGGGAATGCATGTCGCAGCTATAGATGTTGCAGATGATAAGCTGGAGCTGGCAAAAAAACTAGGTGCAGATATTACTGTAAATGCAAAAACGACCGATCCGGGTACCTACTTGCATAAAGAAGTGGGTGGAATGCATGGCGCTTTGATAACAGCTGTTTCCCCGATCGCCTTTAAACAAGGAATCGATGTGCTTAGAAGAAAAGGAACTATTGCCCTGAACGGGCTTCCTCCAGGATCATTTGAGCTTCCTATTTTTGAAACGGTACTAAAGAGGATTACAGTAAGAGGCTCTATTGTAGGGACAAGAAAAGATTTGCAGGAGGCATTGGATTTTGCCAATGAAGGCTTGGTAAAAGCTACAGTGACTTCAGCAAAATTGGAAGATATTAATGATGTTTTTGATAAAATGAAAAAAGGCCAGATCGACGGAAGAATAGTCCTGGACATTGCAGGAAGTCAAAACTAA
- a CDS encoding DUF779 domain-containing protein: MISRLDITDKALSVVNELEEKYGPLMFYQAGGCCEGTQPQCFEKGGFFPRMNDVLLGHIKEYEFWVDRDLFEYWQYSHFTLDVLDGYGPGGFSLETPLGKTFKIHYRLFTPEELENLEPVKRNDA; encoded by the coding sequence ATGATTTCCAGGCTGGATATAACAGATAAAGCATTGTCTGTAGTAAATGAGTTAGAAGAAAAATATGGGCCGTTAATGTTTTATCAGGCTGGCGGATGCTGTGAAGGAACTCAGCCTCAGTGTTTTGAAAAAGGAGGTTTTTTTCCGCGGATGAATGATGTTCTGCTCGGTCATATTAAAGAATATGAATTCTGGGTAGACAGAGATTTATTTGAATATTGGCAGTATTCACATTTTACGCTAGATGTTCTGGACGGCTATGGCCCTGGAGGATTTTCTCTGGAAACACCATTGGGGAAAACCTTTAAAATACATTACAGGTTATTTACTCCTGAAGAACTGGAAAATCTGGAACCCGTAAAAAGAAATGATGCTTAG
- a CDS encoding M28 family peptidase — MNMYKKITLSALAISAQFWSAQQTSQEKLNPVVQNIVNEANNNSQLENLAFELLDVIGPRLVGSPAMKQANDWAVEKYKGWGIDAQNQQFGEWASWQRGITQVEMTSPRVKSLESMQLAWSPATKKAIDAEVVILPKVNNPSEFTEWLKGIKGKFVLMAQYQRSGRPDYQLKEFATPELYEKFKAQRDKDAEDFRTLIKNTGYDNNTLPEALEKAGAAGIAISNWTGIMGANRIFGAKTKNIPMIDIAVEDYGMLYRLALNGKKPTIKVNAQSKNLGTAKSFNTIARIEGKEKPNEYVILSAHFDSWDGAQGATDNGTGTITMMEAARILKKYYPNNKRTIIIGHWGSEEQGLNGSRAFVMDNPEIIKNTQAAFNQDNGTGRVVNIQGQGFVDSYDYLTRWMTALPKNVGKHIETSFPGMPGGGGSDHASFVAAGVPGISLSSLNWGYFGYTWHTNRDTYDKIMFDEVKNNVIAAAVMAYMASEEPELVSRQKRTMPAGQSWPEVKEPKRKGTN; from the coding sequence ATGAATATGTACAAAAAAATTACGCTTTCTGCGTTAGCTATTTCGGCGCAATTCTGGTCGGCCCAGCAAACTTCACAGGAAAAATTAAATCCTGTAGTTCAAAACATTGTAAATGAAGCTAATAATAATTCTCAGTTAGAAAATTTGGCTTTTGAGTTATTAGATGTTATTGGCCCACGTTTGGTAGGTTCGCCTGCAATGAAGCAAGCTAACGACTGGGCTGTAGAAAAATATAAAGGCTGGGGAATCGATGCGCAAAACCAACAGTTTGGTGAATGGGCTTCTTGGCAAAGAGGAATTACACAGGTAGAAATGACTTCACCGCGTGTAAAAAGTCTGGAATCGATGCAGCTGGCATGGTCTCCTGCTACCAAAAAAGCAATAGATGCTGAGGTGGTAATACTTCCTAAAGTGAATAATCCTTCTGAATTTACAGAATGGTTAAAAGGAATTAAGGGCAAATTTGTATTGATGGCACAATATCAAAGATCCGGCCGCCCTGACTATCAACTAAAAGAATTTGCTACTCCGGAATTGTACGAGAAGTTTAAAGCACAAAGAGATAAAGATGCTGAAGATTTCAGGACTTTAATTAAAAATACAGGTTATGATAACAATACTCTTCCTGAAGCATTAGAAAAAGCGGGTGCAGCTGGTATTGCTATTTCTAACTGGACTGGTATTATGGGAGCTAACAGAATTTTTGGAGCTAAAACCAAAAACATCCCGATGATAGATATTGCTGTTGAAGATTACGGAATGCTTTATCGTCTGGCTTTGAATGGCAAAAAACCGACAATAAAAGTAAATGCTCAATCTAAAAATCTGGGAACAGCTAAGTCTTTTAATACCATTGCAAGAATTGAAGGAAAAGAAAAACCAAACGAATATGTAATCCTTTCTGCTCACTTCGATTCGTGGGACGGAGCACAGGGAGCTACAGACAACGGAACAGGTACTATTACCATGATGGAAGCTGCAAGAATCCTAAAAAAATACTACCCTAACAACAAAAGAACTATTATTATAGGACATTGGGGAAGCGAAGAACAAGGACTAAACGGTTCCAGAGCATTTGTAATGGATAATCCTGAAATTATCAAAAATACACAGGCAGCATTTAATCAGGATAACGGAACAGGCCGTGTTGTTAATATTCAGGGACAAGGTTTTGTAGATTCTTATGATTACCTTACCCGCTGGATGACAGCTCTTCCTAAAAATGTGGGTAAACATATCGAAACGTCGTTTCCGGGAATGCCTGGCGGCGGTGGATCTGACCATGCATCTTTTGTAGCAGCTGGTGTACCGGGGATTTCATTAAGTTCTCTTAACTGGGGTTACTTTGGCTATACATGGCATACCAACAGGGATACTTATGACAAAATTATGTTTGATGAAGTAAAGAACAACGTAATTGCAGCTGCAGTTATGGCTTATATGGCTTCGGAAGAACCCGAACTGGTAAGCAGACAGAAACGTACTATGCCTGCAGGACAAAGCTGGCCTGAGGTAAAGGAACCTAAACGTAAAGGAACCAACTAA